From the genome of Scytonema hofmannii PCC 7110, one region includes:
- a CDS encoding cation:proton antiporter, whose translation MMVESAMGEEVLRANLTQFLLVLAVSLSVATLPQIFSWFRQIPYTLLLVIVGLGLAFADIRLVNLSPELILLIFLPPLLFEAAWNLKWSDLKRDLFPICLYAVLGVVISILGVAIGLNQFAGLSLSTALLIGASLSATDPVSVTALFRELGVPNRLTTLMEGESLFNDGMAVVAFTFLVGLPLGNAELALQPILVQLFAVVGIGVAVGGLIGFGISYATQRFDLPLVEQSLTLVAAYGTYLMTENLGGSGVIGVVTTGLILGNFGSRIGMNPRTRLIVSEFWEFIAFFVNSIVFLLIGDQVRFASLKENITIIAVTLGAMILMRAIAILLLSKLSNLLQASKIPFPDQTVLWWGGLRGSVSIALALSVPTIVQEREKIIATVFGVVLFTLLFQGLTTKPLLQKLNLLGDLPLRQQYVELISRQTALNRVLQYLAQVNDRPGIEPEFYRYQQTLVKGEIKRLETEIDSLQNEYPNLQSFTNEQLQTEILAVEANTYAEFVRSGWLNRELSPFLSEVHDDS comes from the coding sequence ATGATGGTTGAATCTGCAATGGGCGAAGAAGTCTTAAGAGCAAATCTAACGCAGTTTCTTTTGGTACTTGCGGTTTCTTTGAGCGTAGCAACGTTACCGCAAATCTTTAGCTGGTTTCGCCAAATACCTTATACCTTACTGCTAGTGATTGTGGGATTAGGATTGGCTTTTGCTGATATCCGACTGGTGAATCTTTCTCCTGAATTGATTTTGTTGATTTTTCTACCGCCTTTACTGTTTGAAGCAGCATGGAATTTAAAATGGTCAGACTTAAAGCGAGATTTGTTCCCAATTTGTTTGTATGCAGTCCTTGGGGTAGTCATTTCAATTTTGGGGGTGGCAATAGGTTTAAATCAATTCGCCGGACTCTCATTGAGTACTGCTCTACTCATCGGTGCTAGTCTTTCTGCTACCGATCCAGTCTCAGTGACTGCTTTATTCCGAGAATTGGGCGTTCCCAACCGTCTGACAACACTCATGGAAGGCGAAAGCTTGTTCAATGATGGTATGGCGGTGGTTGCTTTTACTTTTTTGGTGGGACTCCCTCTGGGAAATGCGGAATTGGCACTCCAACCTATTTTAGTACAGCTGTTTGCAGTTGTCGGTATTGGCGTGGCAGTGGGAGGACTCATTGGTTTTGGTATTTCCTATGCAACCCAACGCTTTGATTTACCGCTGGTGGAACAGTCCTTAACCTTAGTTGCTGCCTACGGTACTTACCTAATGACTGAAAATTTGGGTGGATCTGGGGTGATTGGAGTTGTTACCACGGGCTTAATTTTGGGCAACTTTGGCTCTCGTATTGGCATGAATCCGCGTACAAGGTTAATTGTTTCCGAATTTTGGGAGTTTATAGCGTTTTTTGTCAACTCGATAGTCTTCCTCTTGATTGGGGATCAGGTGCGATTTGCAAGTTTGAAGGAGAACATAACTATTATTGCTGTGACATTGGGAGCAATGATTTTGATGCGCGCAATTGCAATCTTGTTGCTCAGCAAGTTGAGCAATCTTTTACAAGCATCAAAAATTCCTTTTCCAGACCAGACTGTTCTTTGGTGGGGTGGCTTGCGCGGTTCTGTATCTATTGCTTTGGCATTGAGTGTACCCACGATTGTGCAAGAGCGAGAAAAAATTATTGCTACAGTCTTTGGAGTTGTGTTGTTTACTCTGCTATTCCAAGGGCTAACGACTAAACCTTTATTGCAAAAATTAAATCTTTTGGGGGATTTACCTTTGCGTCAGCAGTATGTAGAATTAATATCCCGTCAGACTGCTCTTAATCGCGTTCTCCAGTATCTAGCTCAAGTCAATGACCGACCAGGGATTGAACCGGAGTTTTACCGCTACCAACAAACCTTGGTTAAAGGAGAAATCAAGCGGTTAGAAACAGAAATTGATTCTTTACAGAATGAATACCCCAATTTGCAAAGCTTCACTAACGAACAACTACAGACGGAAATTCTAGCAGTTGAAGCAAACACTTATGCTGAATTTGTGCGTTCGGGTTGGTTAAATCGAGAACTTTCACCCTTTCTCTCTGAGGTTCATGACGATTCTTGA
- a CDS encoding ATP-binding protein, with translation MKWSFEGKWIAGGFGIAIAVTAVMSGISYQNATSLEKSTDKVKQSHEVLETLIGITAILNDADSGRRGYILLGDKSELKRYHQAIQTIEPKLKRLGRLLGKNSKEHEQLIKLEALLERRIALSQKSIERYQKGQYFASNQANLAALSKHNLTEIQQIIDKMQLDEEQALEVWVKEFQTTIQSRMLIEIIGTFFTFVILFGVYGQLYRQMNKRQQAENLKNKLAQEKELGELKLQFFSMASHEFRTPLSVILGSAQLLEESLHSVVAKPKLKNLYRIQSSAKLMTQLLSDILTLARAEAGKVEYKPELVEMQTFCLNLIEDMQIMSHSQPLIRFDKQGRCTHAKVDENLLYSILSNLLSNAIKYSPQSQDIYFTLKCEPEAVTFQVRDFGIGIPKEIQQELYEPFKRGNNVKGILGTGLGLALVKKSLDLHQGEIFVESEVGVGTQFTVVIPQLSKTSDR, from the coding sequence ATGAAGTGGTCTTTTGAGGGAAAGTGGATTGCAGGTGGTTTTGGTATAGCAATAGCAGTTACGGCTGTTATGAGTGGCATTTCTTACCAAAATGCAACAAGTTTGGAGAAAAGCACCGACAAAGTTAAACAAAGCCATGAAGTCCTTGAAACTCTCATTGGAATTACTGCTATCTTAAATGATGCTGACTCTGGGCGACGCGGTTACATCCTTTTGGGAGATAAGTCAGAGTTAAAGCGTTACCATCAGGCAATTCAAACAATCGAACCAAAACTTAAGAGATTGGGAAGATTATTAGGGAAAAACTCCAAGGAGCATGAACAGTTGATAAAGTTAGAAGCCCTTCTGGAGCGAAGAATTGCTCTTTCTCAAAAGTCTATTGAACGTTACCAAAAAGGTCAGTATTTTGCATCAAATCAGGCAAATCTCGCTGCTCTTAGCAAGCACAATCTGACGGAAATTCAACAAATTATTGACAAAATGCAACTTGATGAAGAACAGGCATTAGAAGTGTGGGTGAAAGAATTTCAGACCACTATCCAATCTAGAATGCTCATTGAAATCATAGGAACTTTTTTCACATTTGTTATCCTATTTGGGGTTTACGGTCAACTCTATCGCCAAATGAATAAGCGCCAGCAAGCAGAAAATCTTAAAAATAAGCTAGCTCAAGAAAAAGAATTAGGTGAACTCAAGCTTCAGTTTTTCTCCATGGCTTCTCATGAATTTCGTACTCCTTTGAGTGTTATTTTAGGCTCAGCACAACTTTTGGAAGAAAGCCTGCACTCAGTTGTTGCGAAGCCAAAACTCAAAAATCTTTATCGCATTCAATCTTCAGCTAAGTTAATGACTCAATTACTCTCAGATATTCTAACTTTAGCAAGAGCAGAAGCGGGAAAGGTGGAGTACAAACCCGAACTTGTTGAAATGCAAACTTTTTGTCTGAATTTAATTGAGGATATGCAAATTATGAGCCACTCTCAGCCTTTGATTAGATTTGACAAACAAGGGAGATGCACTCACGCTAAAGTCGATGAAAATTTGCTGTATTCTATTCTGAGTAACTTACTTTCCAACGCTATTAAGTATTCGCCTCAAAGTCAAGATATTTATTTTACTTTGAAATGCGAACCTGAAGCTGTGACATTTCAGGTGAGGGACTTTGGTATTGGCATTCCAAAAGAAATTCAACAAGAATTGTACGAGCCTTTCAAGCGCGGTAATAATGTGAAAGGAATTCTTGGTACGGGATTGGGATTAGCTCTGGTGAAAAAGTCTCTGGATTTGCACCAGGGAGAAATTTTTGTAGAGAGTGAAGTGGGAGTGGGAACTCAGTTTACTGTAGTCATTCCACAACTATCAAAAACTAGCGATCGCTAG